The Kineosporiaceae bacterium genome includes a window with the following:
- a CDS encoding OsmC family protein, whose protein sequence is MVTTHRYEVSLRWTGNQGTGTSSYRTYSRDHELFGGATGAMVHAAPADQGAVAKPVILGSSDPAFRGDPARWNPEELLVASLAQCHMLWYLHLVTTVGVVVTDYVDAPFGVMVEDGSGAGHFERVVLRPTVTVAEASMIEAARAAHHRVGEFCFIARSVNFPVDHEPTVRSTS, encoded by the coding sequence ATGGTGACGACCCATCGGTACGAGGTGTCGCTGCGGTGGACCGGCAATCAGGGCACCGGCACCAGCAGCTATCGCACCTACAGCCGCGATCACGAGCTGTTTGGTGGCGCGACGGGCGCGATGGTCCATGCGGCTCCGGCGGATCAGGGGGCGGTGGCCAAGCCGGTGATCCTCGGCTCCTCCGACCCGGCTTTTCGTGGTGACCCCGCGCGCTGGAACCCCGAGGAGTTGCTCGTCGCCTCGCTCGCCCAGTGCCACATGCTCTGGTACCTGCACTTGGTCACCACGGTCGGTGTCGTGGTGACCGACTACGTCGACGCGCCGTTCGGGGTGATGGTCGAAGATGGTTCGGGCGCAGGCCATTTCGAGCGGGTCGTGCTGCGTCCGACGGTCACGGTGGCCGAGGCGTCGATGATCGAAGCGGCCCGGGCGGCTCACCATCGGGTGGGTGAGTTCTGCTTCATCGCCCGCTCGGTGAACTTCCCGGTCGACCACGAGCCCACGGTGCGTTCGACGTCCTGA
- a CDS encoding winged helix-turn-helix domain-containing protein yields MQIGVLGPLLVQRDGAPVTPRGQRPRDVLAVLLQRRGQSVPPETILDLVWGSGDSGATLSVAAVHTVIARLRRSLGVDVVETHDIGYRLTGAATTDAEAFADRVRRARGVPAAEAVPLYREALALWRGTPAYAGVSVDLVLSERVRLDELRSAAIEDLAAALLDPSGPADPHHGAEAAAEEAWELAAEASRQNPLRERPHALAMVAAYRLGRQAEALEVYRRLRVRLREDLGIDPSPALATVHAQVLAQDPALAAGSPRQPSADGHHPVEAIVERSPARVLARCVPVPSNPTIGRQGEVEAVLEALRQGHRMVTVLGPGGVGKSRLLAEVGAALLASHEVAYLDVSGADGLSPADLAEASAMAFGVAIAGQDPVTAVASMLASSDLVILIDEAEWSVGSVAALGRRLLDDCPGLRFVVTSRVPLEIVGERRVVLGPLACPAPEATVAEIEQAPAVRLLRDRLADEAAGLPTTPADHEALARIVRRVDGLPLALELVAGHAATHTLAELVEMIEAPLDVRADDRDRTPRHRSLRETLAWSIDRLDPVQQQVLRRLAVFVGPFDLAAARAVVGPLPGGADPDVVLRRLIREGHVAADRRGTVLRARLLRTVRDLTLEELAAAGDLDATRRRHREWFAARWRSAPLHDDLVDDVRAGYDDYLEALRQAMAAGDAAGTSDLTITLGRWWLFTESMSAGARWTGAVLESGLLDGLSGGVPRARVLVLHGAMLQQVPGAPAAEVLAEAVSVLAAAGDDEWLAQALTAQAVGQYVAGEFDRAALTSSSLVDLARRRAPGQLPEALSTLAAACAASGQVDRANQAAREAWHLVRADTTATHAVAVVGKIALAHIESGEARQALTVLEDAIARAHRVLRTPSTGVLVINAGWAALGCDLPRAAVGYFTQGLGAATEPATAWAATEGAVPDGPVPAPGEANLGATEAYLGVGCALAALGDPRAEPTLRRAIVLTEDVGLMPSPWQRDRVERALVAVGSTGRTAVS; encoded by the coding sequence GTGCAGATCGGGGTGCTGGGGCCACTGCTGGTGCAGCGGGACGGCGCGCCGGTGACGCCCCGGGGGCAGCGACCTCGCGACGTCCTGGCGGTGCTGCTGCAGCGGCGTGGCCAGAGCGTGCCCCCCGAGACCATCCTCGACCTGGTCTGGGGTTCGGGGGACTCGGGCGCCACGTTGTCGGTGGCCGCGGTGCACACCGTGATCGCCCGGTTGCGCCGCAGCCTGGGGGTCGACGTGGTCGAGACCCATGACATCGGCTACCGGCTCACCGGTGCGGCGACCACGGACGCCGAGGCGTTCGCCGACCGGGTGCGACGCGCCCGCGGCGTCCCCGCGGCCGAGGCGGTGCCGCTCTATCGCGAGGCGTTGGCCCTGTGGCGCGGTACGCCGGCCTATGCCGGGGTCAGTGTCGACCTGGTGCTGTCCGAACGGGTGCGCCTGGACGAATTACGGTCGGCGGCGATCGAGGACCTGGCCGCTGCGCTGCTGGATCCGTCCGGTCCGGCCGATCCGCATCATGGCGCCGAGGCGGCCGCCGAAGAGGCATGGGAGCTGGCGGCCGAGGCGAGTCGGCAGAACCCGCTGCGCGAGCGGCCGCATGCGCTGGCGATGGTCGCCGCGTACCGATTGGGCCGGCAGGCCGAGGCACTCGAGGTCTACCGCAGGCTACGGGTTCGGCTGCGCGAGGACCTGGGCATCGATCCGAGCCCGGCGCTGGCGACGGTGCACGCGCAGGTCCTGGCGCAGGATCCTGCCCTGGCGGCCGGGTCCCCCCGGCAGCCGTCGGCCGATGGCCACCACCCGGTCGAGGCGATCGTGGAGCGGTCGCCGGCCCGGGTTCTCGCCCGGTGCGTGCCGGTGCCGAGCAACCCCACCATCGGTCGCCAGGGCGAGGTCGAGGCGGTACTCGAGGCGTTGCGCCAGGGCCACCGGATGGTGACCGTGCTGGGTCCCGGGGGCGTGGGCAAGTCGCGGTTGCTTGCGGAGGTGGGCGCGGCGCTGCTCGCCTCACACGAGGTGGCCTACCTGGACGTGTCCGGGGCGGACGGATTGAGTCCCGCCGATCTCGCCGAGGCCTCGGCGATGGCGTTCGGGGTGGCGATCGCCGGGCAGGATCCGGTGACAGCGGTCGCGAGCATGCTGGCCTCCTCCGACCTGGTGATCCTGATCGACGAGGCGGAGTGGTCGGTCGGTTCGGTGGCCGCGCTGGGGCGGCGGCTGCTGGACGACTGCCCCGGGCTGCGGTTCGTGGTCACCTCACGGGTGCCGCTGGAGATCGTCGGAGAGCGCCGCGTCGTCCTGGGGCCGCTCGCCTGCCCCGCGCCGGAGGCGACGGTGGCCGAGATCGAGCAGGCGCCCGCCGTCCGGCTGTTGCGGGATCGGCTCGCCGACGAGGCCGCGGGCCTGCCGACGACGCCGGCCGATCACGAGGCGCTCGCTCGGATCGTGCGCCGGGTGGACGGGCTGCCGCTGGCCCTCGAACTCGTGGCCGGGCATGCCGCCACCCACACCCTGGCCGAGTTGGTGGAGATGATCGAGGCGCCACTCGACGTGCGCGCGGATGACCGCGACCGGACGCCACGGCACCGGTCGTTGCGTGAGACGTTGGCGTGGAGCATCGATCGGCTGGACCCGGTGCAGCAGCAGGTGTTGCGCCGGCTCGCGGTGTTCGTCGGACCGTTCGACCTGGCCGCGGCGCGGGCGGTGGTCGGGCCGTTGCCGGGCGGTGCGGACCCGGACGTCGTGCTGCGCCGGCTGATCCGGGAGGGACACGTCGCCGCCGATCGCCGCGGAACCGTGCTGCGGGCCCGGCTGCTGCGCACCGTGCGCGATCTGACGCTGGAGGAGCTGGCCGCCGCCGGCGACCTCGACGCCACCCGGCGCCGTCACCGCGAGTGGTTCGCGGCCCGGTGGCGCTCGGCGCCGCTGCACGACGACCTGGTGGACGACGTCCGGGCCGGGTACGACGACTACCTCGAGGCGCTGCGCCAGGCCATGGCTGCCGGGGACGCCGCCGGGACCTCCGATCTGACGATCACCTTGGGGCGGTGGTGGCTGTTCACCGAGTCGATGTCAGCCGGGGCGCGGTGGACCGGCGCGGTGTTGGAGTCGGGGCTGTTGGACGGGCTGTCCGGTGGTGTCCCGCGCGCCCGGGTGCTCGTGTTGCACGGCGCCATGCTGCAGCAGGTCCCCGGGGCGCCGGCCGCCGAGGTGCTCGCCGAGGCGGTCAGCGTGCTCGCAGCCGCCGGGGACGACGAGTGGCTGGCCCAGGCCCTCACGGCGCAGGCGGTGGGGCAGTACGTCGCCGGGGAGTTCGACCGGGCCGCCCTCACCTCGTCCAGCCTGGTGGACCTGGCTCGGCGTCGTGCGCCGGGGCAGCTGCCGGAGGCTTTGTCGACCTTGGCGGCGGCTTGTGCTGCGAGCGGGCAGGTCGACCGGGCGAACCAGGCCGCCCGAGAGGCCTGGCACCTGGTGCGCGCCGACACGACGGCCACCCATGCCGTCGCCGTCGTGGGCAAGATCGCCCTGGCGCACATCGAATCCGGTGAGGCCCGACAGGCCCTGACGGTTCTCGAGGACGCCATCGCGCGGGCCCATCGGGTGCTGCGGACGCCGTCCACGGGGGTACTGGTCATCAACGCGGGGTGGGCGGCGCTGGGCTGTGACCTGCCGAGGGCTGCGGTGGGGTACTTCACGCAGGGGCTCGGTGCGGCCACGGAGCCGGCCACAGCCTGGGCCGCCACCGAGGGCGCGGTGCCGGACGGGCCGGTGCCGGCTCCGGGCGAGGCGAACCTGGGCGCGACCGAGGCGTATCTCGGGGTGGGTTGTGCCCTGGCCGCCCTGGGCGACCCTCGCGCCGAGCCCACCCTTCGGCGAGCCATCGTGCTGACCGAGGACGTGGGCTTGATGCCGTCCCCCTGGCAGCGTGACCGGGTGGAGCGGGCACTGGTGGCCGTGGGGTCGACCGGCCGGACGGCCGTCAGCTAG